A region from the Amycolatopsis camponoti genome encodes:
- a CDS encoding acyl-CoA synthetase, translated as MPDPLFPTLASGSGKEALRFGEQALAYRELAAVAGGLAAGLPRGRVAVWATPTLHTSVAVVAALLAGVPAVPLNPKIGERELAHILADSEPELVLAEPGVELPEGLAALPRHDIPLTGEATPIPDEPDPETPALIVYTSGTTGPPKGVVLPRRSIATTLDALEDAWGWTGEDVLVHGLPLFHVHGLILGILGPLRRGGSVRHLGRFSTEGVTRELATGATMLFGVPTMYHRIAGEVATDTALAEALKNARLLVSGSAALPVHDHQRITAATGQQVVERYGMTETLMNTSVRADGERKPGTVGVPLRGVELRLVGEAGETIEDLDSVGEIQVRGPNLFTEYLNRPDATAAAFDGGWFRTGDMATRDSDGYVQIVGRKATDLIKSGGYKIGAGEIENALLEHPGVAEAAVTGEPDDDLGERIVAWIVPDGEPPGAEELADHVAKLLAPHKRPRVVRYLDALPRNDMGKVMKRALGD; from the coding sequence GTGCCCGACCCGTTGTTCCCCACCCTCGCGTCAGGTTCGGGCAAGGAAGCCCTCCGGTTCGGCGAACAGGCTCTTGCTTACCGTGAACTCGCCGCGGTCGCCGGCGGTCTCGCCGCCGGGCTGCCCCGTGGCCGGGTCGCGGTCTGGGCGACCCCGACTCTCCACACGAGCGTCGCCGTCGTGGCCGCGCTGCTGGCCGGCGTCCCGGCCGTGCCGCTCAACCCGAAGATCGGCGAGCGTGAGCTGGCCCACATCCTCGCCGACAGCGAACCGGAGCTGGTGCTGGCCGAACCGGGCGTCGAGCTGCCCGAAGGCCTGGCGGCGCTGCCCCGCCATGACATCCCGCTGACCGGCGAAGCCACGCCGATCCCGGACGAGCCGGACCCCGAGACGCCCGCGCTGATCGTCTACACGTCGGGCACCACCGGCCCGCCCAAGGGCGTCGTCCTCCCCCGCCGGTCGATCGCGACGACGCTCGACGCTCTCGAGGACGCCTGGGGCTGGACCGGCGAAGACGTCCTCGTGCACGGGCTCCCGCTGTTCCACGTGCACGGCCTGATCCTCGGCATCCTCGGCCCGCTGCGCCGCGGCGGTTCGGTGCGCCACCTCGGCCGCTTCTCGACCGAAGGCGTCACGCGCGAGCTGGCGACCGGCGCGACCATGCTGTTCGGCGTCCCGACGATGTACCACCGCATCGCCGGCGAGGTCGCCACGGACACCGCACTGGCGGAGGCGCTGAAGAACGCACGGCTCCTGGTTTCCGGGTCGGCCGCGCTACCGGTGCACGACCACCAGCGGATCACCGCGGCGACCGGCCAGCAGGTCGTCGAGCGCTACGGGATGACCGAGACGCTGATGAACACGAGCGTCCGCGCGGACGGCGAGCGCAAGCCCGGCACCGTCGGCGTCCCGCTGCGCGGCGTCGAGCTCAGGCTGGTCGGCGAAGCCGGCGAGACGATCGAGGACCTCGACAGCGTCGGCGAGATCCAGGTGCGCGGGCCCAACTTGTTCACCGAGTACCTCAACCGCCCGGACGCGACGGCGGCCGCGTTCGACGGCGGCTGGTTCCGCACCGGCGACATGGCCACCCGCGACTCCGACGGGTACGTGCAGATCGTCGGGCGCAAGGCGACCGACCTGATCAAGAGCGGCGGCTACAAGATCGGCGCCGGCGAGATCGAGAACGCGCTGCTCGAACACCCCGGTGTCGCGGAGGCGGCCGTCACCGGCGAGCCGGACGACGACCTCGGCGAGCGGATCGTCGCGTGGATCGTGCCCGACGGGGAGCCACCCGGCGCGGAGGAGCTGGCCGACCACGTCGCGAAGCTGCTCGCGCCGCACAAGCGCCCGCGGGTCGTCCGCTACCTGGACGCGTTGCCGCGCAACGACATGGGCAAGGTCATGAAGCGGGCGCTCGGTGACTAG
- the tsaB gene encoding tRNA (adenosine(37)-N6)-threonylcarbamoyltransferase complex dimerization subunit type 1 TsaB — MLVLAIDTSTPAVTAGVVEADGDGVETRGERVTVDPRAHGELIMPHALAAAEAAGVSLKDLDAIVVGVGPGPFTGLRAGMATAAALGHALGLPVYPVCSLDALAADVVRSDSAFLVLTDARRREVYCAAYDAAGNRTDGPHVQRPAELETGIEVAAGDGAVLYADALDVQPIEPRFPSPAGLVKVARSALLAKETPAPLTPLYLRRPDAAEPTAPKRVTAP, encoded by the coding sequence GTGTTGGTACTGGCGATCGATACCTCGACCCCGGCGGTCACCGCGGGCGTCGTCGAGGCGGACGGCGACGGGGTCGAGACGCGCGGCGAACGCGTCACAGTGGACCCTCGCGCCCACGGCGAGCTGATCATGCCGCACGCGCTGGCCGCCGCCGAGGCCGCCGGAGTGTCGCTCAAGGACCTCGACGCGATCGTCGTCGGCGTCGGGCCCGGCCCCTTCACCGGCCTGCGCGCCGGGATGGCCACCGCCGCCGCGCTCGGGCACGCCCTCGGCCTCCCGGTGTACCCCGTCTGCAGCCTCGACGCGCTGGCCGCCGACGTCGTCCGGAGCGACAGCGCTTTCCTCGTCCTCACCGACGCCCGCCGCCGCGAGGTCTACTGCGCCGCGTACGACGCCGCCGGGAACCGCACCGACGGCCCGCACGTCCAGCGCCCGGCCGAGCTGGAGACCGGGATCGAGGTCGCGGCCGGCGACGGCGCGGTGCTGTACGCCGACGCGCTCGACGTCCAGCCGATCGAGCCGCGCTTCCCGTCGCCCGCCGGCTTGGTGAAGGTCGCGCGGAGTGCGTTGCTGGCGAAGGAAACGCCCGCGCCGCTGACGCCCCTGTACCTGCGCCGTCCCGACGCCGCCGAGCCCACCGCGCCGAAACGGGTGACCGCGCCGTGA
- the rimI gene encoding ribosomal protein S18-alanine N-acetyltransferase, which produces MRLEPLRRRDIARCVEIEQILFPGDDPWSSRAFHSELDAGNFYLAARPDESDELLGYAGLAVVGRRRGEYEATVHTIGVAPEHQRRGIGKALLRALLERADEFEAPVFLEVRTDNDSALALYESHGFERLGIRKRYYQPSGADAYTMVRPARTRDEVAG; this is translated from the coding sequence GTGAGACTCGAGCCGCTGCGCCGCCGGGACATCGCCCGGTGCGTCGAGATCGAGCAGATCCTCTTCCCCGGCGACGACCCGTGGAGCTCCCGCGCCTTCCACTCGGAGCTGGACGCGGGCAACTTCTACCTCGCCGCGCGCCCGGACGAGAGCGACGAGCTGCTCGGGTACGCCGGGCTCGCCGTCGTCGGACGCCGGCGCGGCGAGTACGAGGCGACCGTGCACACCATCGGCGTCGCGCCCGAGCACCAGCGGCGAGGCATCGGCAAGGCGCTGCTGCGGGCCCTGCTGGAGCGGGCCGACGAGTTCGAGGCGCCGGTGTTCCTCGAGGTCCGCACGGACAACGACTCGGCTCTCGCGCTGTACGAGAGCCACGGCTTCGAACGGCTCGGCATCCGGAAGCGCTACTACCAGCCCTCCGGCGCCGACGCGTACACGATGGTCCGCCCGGCGCGGACGCGAGACGAGGTGGCGGGCTGA
- the tsaD gene encoding tRNA (adenosine(37)-N6)-threonylcarbamoyltransferase complex transferase subunit TsaD, whose amino-acid sequence MSRIIMGIESSCDETGVGLVRLHDDGTVELLADEVASSVEQHARFGGVVPEVASRAHLEAMVPTTSRAFEKAGLALSDVDAIAVTAGPGLAGALLVGVSAAKAYATALDVPLYGVNHLAGHIAVDTLQHGPLPTPCLALLVSGGHTQLLRVDDIASEITELGSTVDDAAGEAYDKVARVLGLPYPGGPPIDKAAKNGNPSAIAFPRGMTGPRDAKNDFSFSGLKTSVARWVEGAARRGEEIPVDDVAASFQEAVADVLTMKAIRAAKEQGIGTIVISGGVAANSRLSSLAAERCAAAGIELRVPRPRLCTDNGAMIAALGAHVVAAKRPTASLDFSANPALPVSVVSL is encoded by the coding sequence ATGTCACGCATCATCATGGGCATCGAGAGCTCGTGCGACGAGACCGGCGTCGGCCTGGTCCGCCTGCACGACGACGGCACGGTCGAGCTGCTCGCCGACGAGGTCGCTTCCAGCGTCGAGCAGCACGCCCGGTTCGGCGGCGTGGTGCCCGAGGTCGCGAGCCGCGCGCACCTCGAGGCGATGGTCCCGACGACTTCGCGTGCCTTCGAAAAAGCCGGGCTCGCACTGTCCGATGTGGACGCCATCGCGGTGACGGCCGGCCCTGGCCTGGCCGGTGCGCTGCTGGTCGGCGTGTCCGCGGCGAAGGCTTACGCGACGGCGCTGGACGTGCCCTTGTACGGCGTCAACCACCTGGCCGGGCACATCGCGGTGGACACGCTGCAGCACGGGCCGTTGCCGACGCCGTGCCTGGCGCTGCTGGTCTCCGGTGGGCACACCCAGCTGCTGCGCGTCGACGACATCGCGTCGGAGATCACCGAGTTGGGGTCCACTGTGGACGATGCAGCTGGTGAGGCGTACGACAAGGTTGCGCGTGTGCTGGGCCTGCCGTACCCGGGCGGTCCGCCGATCGACAAGGCGGCTAAGAACGGGAATCCTTCCGCGATCGCGTTCCCGCGTGGCATGACGGGTCCGCGCGACGCGAAGAACGACTTCTCGTTTTCGGGCTTGAAGACGTCGGTGGCGCGCTGGGTCGAGGGTGCGGCTCGGCGCGGTGAGGAGATCCCGGTGGACGACGTTGCTGCGTCGTTCCAGGAGGCCGTTGCGGATGTGCTGACCATGAAGGCGATTCGTGCGGCGAAGGAGCAGGGGATTGGCACGATCGTCATCTCGGGTGGCGTTGCGGCGAACTCGCGGCTGTCGTCGCTGGCGGCTGAGCGCTGTGCCGCGGCCGGGATCGAGCTGCGGGTTCCGCGGCCGCGGCTGTGCACGGACAATGGGGCGATGATCGCGGCGCTGGGTGCGCATGTGGTGGCGGCCAAGCGTCCGACCGCGTCGCTGGACTTCAGTGCTAACCCGGCTCTGCCGGTGTCGGTGGTGTCGCTCTAG
- the wecB gene encoding non-hydrolyzing UDP-N-acetylglucosamine 2-epimerase has translation MDVMLLAGTRPEALKLAPLALALEEHPAMRPILVHSGQHAGMVEQALSPFGLVADAWLDVPPRVTGGQAELVAGLLPALDDVLRRFAPAALVVQGDTTTTLAGALAAFWLGIPVVHLEAGLRTHDLTAPFPEEGARQMVSRLAALHLAPTLGAAAALRSEGVARQRIAVTGNTVVDAVLEIAARDLPARDTALALLEMEIAEADERLVLVTSHRRESWGEPLERTLAAVQLIVAEHPDVQVLFPAHPNPQVRDQVEAALGGLPRVTVTDPLEYPDLVRALRLASLVLTDSGGIQEEAPTFGTPVLVLRDVTERLEVVEAGCAWLVGTDTERIADTAARLLSGELQPAQVGNPYGEGKAAALAVAAIEELLGVGSPAHKHAAAS, from the coding sequence GTGGATGTGATGTTGCTGGCCGGGACGCGGCCGGAAGCGCTCAAGCTCGCGCCGCTGGCACTCGCGCTGGAGGAGCACCCGGCCATGCGGCCGATCCTGGTCCACAGCGGGCAGCACGCGGGCATGGTCGAGCAGGCCCTGTCCCCGTTCGGCCTGGTCGCGGACGCGTGGCTGGACGTGCCGCCGCGCGTGACCGGCGGCCAGGCGGAGCTGGTCGCGGGCCTGCTGCCCGCGCTCGACGACGTCCTGCGCCGGTTCGCCCCGGCCGCACTCGTCGTCCAGGGCGACACCACGACGACGCTCGCCGGCGCGCTGGCGGCGTTCTGGCTGGGCATCCCGGTGGTGCACCTCGAAGCCGGGCTGCGCACGCACGACCTCACCGCACCGTTCCCGGAGGAGGGCGCGCGGCAGATGGTGTCCCGCCTGGCGGCGCTGCACCTGGCACCGACCCTCGGCGCGGCCGCCGCGCTGCGCTCGGAAGGCGTTGCGCGGCAACGGATCGCGGTCACGGGCAACACAGTGGTCGACGCGGTACTGGAGATCGCGGCACGCGACCTCCCGGCGCGCGACACGGCGCTGGCGCTGCTGGAGATGGAGATCGCGGAGGCGGACGAGCGGCTGGTACTCGTGACGTCGCACCGCCGTGAGTCGTGGGGCGAGCCCCTGGAGCGGACGCTGGCCGCGGTGCAGCTGATCGTGGCCGAGCACCCGGACGTGCAGGTGCTGTTCCCGGCGCACCCGAACCCCCAGGTCCGCGACCAGGTCGAGGCGGCACTGGGCGGCCTGCCACGCGTGACGGTGACGGACCCGCTGGAGTACCCGGACCTGGTCCGCGCACTGCGCCTGGCATCACTTGTGCTGACGGACTCGGGCGGCATCCAGGAGGAGGCGCCAACGTTCGGCACACCGGTGCTGGTCCTGCGCGACGTCACCGAGCGGCTGGAGGTCGTGGAGGCGGGCTGCGCGTGGCTGGTGGGAACGGACACGGAACGAATCGCCGACACGGCGGCGCGTCTGCTGAGCGGCGAGCTACAGCCGGCGCAGGTCGGAAACCCTTACGGCGAAGGCAAAGCGGCCGCACTGGCCGTGGCGGCAATCGAGGAGCTACTGGGCGTGGGCTCCCCGGCACACAAGCACGCGGCGGCGTCCTGA
- a CDS encoding LPXTG cell wall anchor domain-containing protein has product MYKMPGAGVGVAGGGVGTLAATGADVGWWLAVGVLLVLLGTVALIAVHRRNRRLSQAREH; this is encoded by the coding sequence ATGTACAAGATGCCGGGTGCGGGCGTCGGCGTGGCCGGTGGCGGGGTGGGCACCCTCGCCGCCACCGGTGCCGACGTCGGGTGGTGGCTGGCCGTCGGGGTGCTCCTGGTCCTGCTCGGGACCGTCGCGCTGATCGCCGTCCACCGCCGCAACCGCCGCCTCTCCCAGGCGCGGGAGCACTGA
- a CDS encoding choice-of-anchor P family protein → MKSSLVRRGGLLAAVVASVVLAGATPASAAPGDGSAYGVDVNVTLLGQPAVKVGPLAAANTAGPTTNTLASANAAGILTAGVITTEAKRDDNSGAVTAKATTADVGLPLLKAALGTVGVKTVEAVCTATQEGVKGSSTLADAKLGSIGAVDANPAPNTQIKVAIGLVNVATIILNEQIKNADGSLTVNAIHVKLLGGVVGALGSGDVIVSSATCGPAAPPMPLASGAGLWIGLGLLGAIALPVGTRIYRRRAAQA, encoded by the coding sequence ATGAAGAGCTCCCTCGTACGCCGTGGCGGGCTGCTCGCCGCGGTCGTGGCGAGCGTCGTGCTCGCCGGCGCGACCCCCGCTTCGGCGGCCCCCGGCGACGGTTCCGCGTACGGCGTCGACGTCAACGTGACGCTGCTCGGCCAGCCCGCGGTCAAGGTGGGGCCGCTCGCGGCCGCGAACACCGCCGGACCGACGACGAACACCCTGGCCAGTGCGAACGCGGCCGGCATCCTGACCGCCGGCGTGATCACCACCGAGGCCAAGCGCGACGACAACTCCGGCGCGGTGACGGCGAAGGCGACCACCGCCGACGTCGGCCTGCCGCTGCTCAAGGCCGCACTCGGCACCGTCGGCGTCAAGACCGTCGAAGCCGTCTGCACCGCCACCCAGGAAGGGGTGAAGGGCAGCAGCACGCTGGCCGACGCGAAGCTCGGCAGCATCGGCGCGGTCGACGCCAACCCGGCGCCGAACACCCAGATCAAGGTGGCCATCGGCCTGGTCAACGTCGCGACGATCATCCTCAACGAGCAGATCAAGAACGCCGACGGCAGCCTCACGGTCAACGCCATCCACGTGAAGCTGCTCGGTGGCGTCGTCGGCGCACTCGGCTCGGGTGACGTGATCGTGTCCTCGGCGACCTGCGGCCCAGCCGCGCCGCCGATGCCGCTGGCGTCCGGCGCGGGGCTGTGGATCGGGCTCGGCCTGCTCGGCGCGATCGCCCTGCCGGTCGGGACGCGGATCTACCGCCGTCGCGCGGCACAGGCCTGA
- the xrtP gene encoding exosortase P, with product MVAGAALVLAERFYRELEVRLAGVILDLITTSGVYVAPDRESVYFGLSSATPFGLRMTPECSSAFLLLPLLVVTMAMLYFRPANAKRLFFSLGISALVVVLVNQLRILTIVGLVHEFGTDEGYYWGHTLLGSMVSVLGGAVSLVLFVWLATRKKKA from the coding sequence ATGGTCGCGGGGGCCGCGTTGGTGCTGGCCGAGCGGTTCTACCGCGAACTGGAAGTGCGCCTCGCCGGCGTGATCCTCGATCTCATCACTACATCGGGTGTTTATGTAGCGCCCGATCGGGAGTCCGTTTACTTTGGGTTGAGCAGTGCTACTCCATTCGGGTTGAGAATGACGCCGGAATGTTCTTCCGCGTTCCTTTTGCTGCCACTGCTCGTTGTGACGATGGCGATGCTGTACTTCCGGCCAGCCAATGCGAAGCGGCTCTTCTTTTCCCTCGGCATTTCCGCGCTCGTCGTCGTCTTGGTGAATCAACTGCGCATTCTGACGATCGTCGGGCTGGTCCACGAGTTCGGCACCGACGAGGGCTACTACTGGGGCCACACGCTGCTCGGCTCGATGGTCAGCGTGCTCGGTGGCGCCGTCTCGCTGGTCCTGTTCGTCTGGCTGGCCACCCGGAAGAAGAAGGCATGA
- a CDS encoding glycosyltransferase family 2 protein has product MSVKVLLAITQAFALTMSVAFLVYVVVIVVPYLRRKPAPVGDPADFTWHFFVPCRDEESVIRETIRYLRTTFRKAHVWVVDDDSDDRTARVVRMLWRRHGGYDPYLHLVPRVRPEARTGKGDALNAAYRALNDWMGPEATRDDVVVVVVDADGRPAPNCLEVCAADHLFGDAGIGAVQLDVWMSNVGTPPPTRNPVGRWFGLKLAQLQDLEFRTAIAAIQTSRGFTGTISMGGNGQFTRLTALDSIAGPDEQPWRGSLLEDFELGVHLLTEGWRTGFTPDSHVAQEGLYSLRRFLVQRTRWGQGTMQCARYLRRIWDSPHVSTLGAAEMMYYLAQPWLQLLGSLLYPIPFILLIASTAGDPAQMWTWFTGGAWILFAIYGSFGLLPFLVWGPIYQLKCLRSRNVLRGIGLGFAYAAYIYTFYVTSWRALFRLIRGRNGWAKTRRNTEQAAGAKVALDA; this is encoded by the coding sequence ATGAGCGTCAAGGTCCTGCTGGCGATCACGCAGGCGTTCGCGCTGACGATGAGCGTGGCGTTCCTGGTGTACGTCGTCGTGATCGTCGTGCCGTACCTGCGCCGCAAACCCGCGCCGGTGGGTGATCCGGCGGACTTCACGTGGCACTTCTTCGTGCCGTGCCGCGACGAAGAGTCCGTCATCCGCGAGACCATCCGCTACCTGCGCACGACGTTCCGCAAGGCGCACGTCTGGGTCGTCGACGACGACTCCGACGACCGCACCGCCCGCGTCGTGCGGATGCTGTGGCGGCGCCACGGCGGTTACGACCCGTACCTGCACCTCGTGCCGCGCGTGCGCCCCGAGGCCCGGACCGGCAAGGGTGACGCCCTCAACGCCGCCTACCGGGCGCTCAACGACTGGATGGGCCCGGAGGCGACCCGCGACGACGTCGTGGTCGTGGTGGTCGACGCCGACGGCCGCCCGGCCCCGAACTGCCTGGAGGTCTGCGCGGCGGACCACCTCTTCGGCGACGCGGGGATCGGCGCGGTCCAGCTCGACGTCTGGATGAGCAACGTCGGCACGCCCCCGCCGACGCGCAACCCCGTCGGCCGCTGGTTCGGCCTGAAGCTGGCGCAGCTGCAGGACCTCGAGTTCCGGACGGCGATCGCGGCGATCCAGACGTCACGCGGCTTCACCGGCACGATCTCCATGGGCGGCAACGGCCAGTTCACCCGGCTCACCGCGCTCGACTCGATCGCCGGCCCCGACGAACAGCCGTGGCGCGGCTCGCTGCTGGAGGACTTCGAGCTCGGCGTCCACCTGCTCACCGAAGGCTGGCGCACCGGGTTCACGCCGGATTCCCATGTGGCGCAGGAGGGTCTGTACAGCCTGCGGCGGTTCCTGGTGCAGCGCACGAGGTGGGGCCAGGGCACCATGCAGTGCGCGCGGTACCTGCGGCGGATCTGGGACTCGCCGCACGTCAGCACGCTCGGCGCGGCGGAGATGATGTACTACCTGGCCCAGCCGTGGCTGCAGCTGCTCGGCTCGCTGCTGTACCCGATCCCGTTCATCCTGCTGATCGCGAGCACCGCGGGCGACCCGGCGCAGATGTGGACGTGGTTCACCGGCGGCGCATGGATCCTCTTCGCCATCTACGGCTCGTTCGGGCTGCTCCCGTTCCTCGTCTGGGGCCCGATCTACCAGCTGAAGTGCTTGCGCAGCCGCAATGTGTTGCGCGGCATCGGTCTCGGCTTCGCCTACGCGGCGTACATCTACACGTTCTACGTGACGTCGTGGCGCGCGCTGTTCCGCCTGATCCGCGGCCGCAACGGCTGGGCGAAGACGCGCCGCAACACCGAGCAGGCGGCCGGGGCGAAGGTCGCGCTCGACGCGTGA
- a CDS encoding N-acetylmuramoyl-L-alanine amidase, with the protein MPMSTRPLSRAAVLTAAVSLTAALATAPAQAATTEQRQRDFTAAATEFGVPENVLLGVSYLESRWDFNAGTPSTSAGYGPMHLTDVREAGAATSHHDEGTEDPRGDDARPALHPEAGPATPPPGLQTIDEAAQLTGQTAETLRTDPAQNIRGGAALLAKYHAGQADWYDAVARYSGSTGEAAQTFADEVFDTIKTGVARTTDDGQQVTLAATPDVAAKQHPGNPANVECPRTVACESVPAPYQELPNDDYGNHDLANRPVSQKIDHIVIHDTEGYWDSVLKLAQDPTYVSWHYTIRSNDGLIAQHVPTKDVAWHAGNWYINAKSIGIEHEGFAAKGTWYTEAMYRSSAKLVGYLARKYDIPLDRAHIIGHDNVPGTVPSTIAGMHWDPGPYWDWSHYFDLLGAPLGGFGLPGSSLVTIDPDFAKNQPIFTGCDAVGTPCAARGSEAVVLHSEPNDASPLLKDVGLHTDGSPSTMAVSDVGSRAATGQRYAVADVSGDWTAIWYLGQKGWFHNPRGARVAKPAIGLVVTPKPGLATIPVYGRAYPEPEAYPANVKVQAITPLPYTLAAGQKYSSAGTVGSEYYSATTFDVADHVVVKGKLKYVQIQFGHRIAFVKADDVRILPAF; encoded by the coding sequence ATGCCCATGTCAACCCGTCCCCTCTCCAGAGCGGCGGTCCTCACCGCCGCCGTCTCCCTCACCGCCGCGCTGGCCACCGCCCCGGCCCAAGCAGCCACCACCGAACAACGCCAACGCGACTTCACCGCCGCGGCCACCGAGTTCGGCGTCCCCGAGAACGTCCTCCTCGGCGTCTCCTACCTGGAGTCCCGCTGGGACTTCAACGCCGGAACGCCCAGCACGTCGGCCGGCTACGGCCCCATGCACCTCACCGACGTGAGGGAAGCCGGAGCAGCCACCTCCCACCACGACGAGGGCACCGAAGACCCCCGCGGCGACGACGCCCGCCCCGCCCTCCACCCGGAGGCCGGTCCCGCCACTCCCCCACCGGGTCTCCAGACCATCGACGAGGCCGCCCAGCTCACCGGCCAAACAGCCGAGACCCTCCGCACGGACCCGGCCCAGAACATCCGGGGCGGCGCCGCCCTGCTCGCGAAGTACCACGCCGGCCAAGCCGACTGGTACGACGCCGTGGCGCGCTACAGCGGATCCACCGGCGAAGCCGCCCAGACGTTCGCCGACGAGGTCTTCGACACGATCAAGACCGGCGTCGCCCGCACCACGGACGACGGTCAGCAGGTCACCCTGGCCGCGACGCCGGACGTCGCCGCGAAGCAGCACCCCGGCAACCCCGCGAACGTCGAGTGCCCGAGGACCGTCGCCTGCGAGTCGGTCCCGGCGCCGTACCAGGAACTGCCGAACGACGACTACGGCAACCACGACCTGGCCAACCGGCCGGTCAGCCAGAAGATCGACCACATCGTCATCCACGACACCGAGGGCTACTGGGACAGCGTCCTCAAGCTCGCCCAGGACCCGACGTACGTGAGCTGGCACTACACGATCCGCTCCAACGACGGCCTGATCGCGCAGCACGTGCCGACCAAGGACGTCGCCTGGCACGCCGGCAACTGGTACATCAACGCGAAGTCCATCGGCATCGAGCACGAGGGCTTCGCCGCGAAGGGCACCTGGTACACCGAAGCGATGTACCGGTCGAGCGCGAAGCTCGTCGGCTACCTCGCGCGCAAGTACGACATCCCGCTCGACCGGGCGCACATCATCGGCCACGACAACGTGCCGGGGACGGTCCCGTCGACCATCGCGGGCATGCACTGGGACCCTGGCCCCTACTGGGACTGGTCGCACTACTTCGACCTGCTCGGCGCGCCGCTCGGCGGGTTCGGGCTGCCCGGCTCGTCGCTGGTCACCATCGACCCGGACTTCGCGAAGAACCAGCCGATCTTCACCGGCTGTGACGCCGTCGGAACGCCCTGCGCGGCAAGGGGTTCCGAGGCCGTCGTACTGCACTCCGAGCCGAATGACGCCTCGCCGCTGCTGAAGGACGTCGGCCTGCACACCGACGGCTCGCCGTCCACCATGGCCGTCTCCGACGTCGGCAGCCGGGCCGCGACCGGGCAGCGGTACGCCGTCGCCGACGTCAGCGGCGACTGGACCGCGATCTGGTACCTCGGGCAGAAGGGCTGGTTCCACAACCCGCGCGGCGCCCGCGTCGCGAAGCCCGCGATCGGGCTCGTGGTGACCCCGAAGCCGGGGCTGGCGACGATCCCGGTCTACGGGCGCGCGTACCCCGAGCCCGAGGCCTACCCGGCGAACGTCAAGGTGCAGGCCATCACGCCGCTGCCGTACACGCTGGCGGCCGGGCAGAAGTACTCCTCGGCCGGGACGGTCGGCTCGGAGTACTACTCGGCCACGACGTTCGACGTGGCCGACCACGTGGTGGTGAAGGGCAAGCTCAAGTACGTCCAGATCCAGTTCGGGCACCGGATCGCGTTCGTCAAGGCGGACGACGTCCGGATCCTCCCGGCCTTCTGA
- the groES gene encoding co-chaperone GroES, which translates to MSVNIKPLEDKIVVQTSEAEETTASGLVIPDTAKEKPQEGKVLAVGPGRIDDKGNRVPLDVSVGDVVIYSKYGGTEVKYNGEDYLILSARDVLAVIN; encoded by the coding sequence GTGAGCGTGAACATCAAGCCGCTCGAGGACAAGATCGTTGTCCAGACGAGTGAGGCCGAGGAGACGACCGCTTCCGGCCTCGTCATCCCCGACACCGCCAAGGAGAAGCCCCAGGAGGGCAAGGTTCTGGCCGTGGGCCCGGGCCGCATCGACGACAAGGGCAACCGCGTCCCGCTCGATGTCTCCGTCGGCGATGTCGTCATCTACTCGAAGTACGGCGGCACCGAGGTCAAGTACAACGGTGAGGACTACCTGATCCTGTCCGCCCGCGACGTGCTGGCCGTCATCAACTGA